In Candidatus Omnitrophota bacterium, the genomic window CAAATCCCGGATGATCGGCACCGGCTTCATCGGCGGCAAGTCCGTGGGCATGCTGGTAGCCAGGAGCATTCTTTCCTGGGATAAGTCTTTATCCGAGGAAAAACTCTTTGAGCCGCACGATTCCTTTTATGTGGGTTCGGATGTCTTTTACACATATATCGTGGAAAACAGCTGGTGGAAGCTGCGCATGGAGCAAAGGACAGAGGATGGATATTTCAAGGCCGCCGAGCTGTTAAAAGAGAAGATGCTGGGCGGAACTTTCCCGGAAGAGATCAAAGAGCAGTTCCAGCAGATGATCGAGTATTTCGGCCAGTCGCCGATCATTGTGCGCTCCTCCAGTTTATTGGAGGACGGTTTCGGTAATATCTTCGCCGGAAAATACGAAAGCATATTCCTGGTCAACCAGGGCACCCCGGAAGCCAGGTATGCCAAATTTGTCGAAGCTGTGCGCAGGATCTACGCCTCGACTATGAACAAGGACGCCTTGGTTTACCGCAAGCAAAGGGGACTGGACCGGATGGATGAGCAGATGGCCTTGCTGGTGCAACGGGTTTCCGGGGCGTATCACAAGGATTATTTCTTCCCGGATATGGCCGGCGTGGGTATCTCTTATAACACATTTGTCTGGAAGAACGAATTAGACCCCAAAGCCGGGATGTTAAGGCTGGTGGTCGGCCTGGGTACCCGGGCGGTAAACCGGGTGGAAGGCGATTATCCGCGCATCGCTTCTTTGGACGAGCCGCTGCTTAAACCTTACGCGGATATGAAAGCTGCCCAGGCCTTTTCACAGCATAACCTGGACCTGCTGAACATAAAGAAGAATGAATTCCAGACCATAAGCATAAGGGAATTGCTCAAGGAAGACCCGAAGTTCGATCTGGAGATGCCCGGGACAAGGGATTATGAGACTACCGAGAAGATGCGCCAGCTGGGGATCGAGGAAGATGCCTGGTTGATCACCTTTGACAAGCTTTTCTCCGGGACCCCCTTTAAAACGGTAATGCATAAGATATTAAAAACGCTGGAAGCGCATTACGGCTATCCGGTGGATATAGAATTCACCGTGAATTTCCAAAAAGGCGGCGCGTTCAAGATCAATCTCCTGCAATGCCGGCCGATCCAGGCTATGGGCTTGGGGAAGAAGGCGCTGTTCCCCAAGAGGATCGCGCGGGATAAGACGATATTTTTTTCAAAAGGTAATTTTTTGGGGGGTAACATTTCGCAGAATATCCGCAGGGTCATTCTGATCGATCCGGCGAATTACAGCAGGCTGGAGCTGTCCGCGAAATACGACATTGCCAGGGCGATAGGCGAGCTCAACCGTCAGATCAAAGACAAGGCCCAGACGCCGGTAATGCTTTTAGGCCCTGGCAGATGGGGGACAACTACCCCGTCTATGGGCGTGCCGGTGAGTTTTTCCGAAATAAATAATATG contains:
- a CDS encoding PEP/pyruvate-binding domain-containing protein; translation: MESTGLKGLDKVINGLRLGDNVVWQIDAVADYEEFVRPFIARARQDKKKIVYIRFVNHKPLLDPTEDVAVFKLDAYAGFESFSTQLNNIITEQGEGVFYLFDCLSDLLSAWSNDLMIGNFFKITCPYLYELNTIAYFSILRNRHSFKTVARIRETTQLLIDLYHYQGNYYLHPLKVWNRYSPTMFLPHVQNKDNFIPIANSVDTAKLFSNIFKKGLKSTKRNLDYWDRLFLKAEELSGRSGEQPEKEKMVEQLCRIMIAREEKTFELSRKNLTLEDLLNIKSRMIGTGFIGGKSVGMLVARSILSWDKSLSEEKLFEPHDSFYVGSDVFYTYIVENSWWKLRMEQRTEDGYFKAAELLKEKMLGGTFPEEIKEQFQQMIEYFGQSPIIVRSSSLLEDGFGNIFAGKYESIFLVNQGTPEARYAKFVEAVRRIYASTMNKDALVYRKQRGLDRMDEQMALLVQRVSGAYHKDYFFPDMAGVGISYNTFVWKNELDPKAGMLRLVVGLGTRAVNRVEGDYPRIASLDEPLLKPYADMKAAQAFSQHNLDLLNIKKNEFQTISIRELLKEDPKFDLEMPGTRDYETTEKMRQLGIEEDAWLITFDKLFSGTPFKTVMHKILKTLEAHYGYPVDIEFTVNFQKGGAFKINLLQCRPIQAMGLGKKALFPKRIARDKTIFFSKGNFLGGNISQNIRRVILIDPANYSRLELSAKYDIARAIGELNRQIKDKAQTPVMLLGPGRWGTTTPSMGVPVSFSEINNMAVLGEIAFATANCVPELSFGTHFFQDLIETRIFYLALFPEEKGTFFNAGLIKAWPNSFVRSAPEYSKYQSVIKVYEAKDKGIRLMADILTQKILCTQS